A segment of the Acidimicrobiales bacterium genome:
TCGCTGCGCGAAGCGGCGGCCCGGCTCGGCGTCCCCGCTGACGCGGTCGTCGCCGTCGACGAGATCGGCCCCAAAGCCGATCAATTCCCGTCGCCGTGAACCAAACCACCCACCTGACTGGAGCACCATCATGACCACCCACACCAAGCCGGCGACGCTTGACCAGCTGATCCCCGCCGACCTGCTCGCCCGAATGGACGAGCGCGCCCCGACCTACGACCACGACAACACCTTCTTCACCGAAGACTTCCAAGAGCTCAAGGCCACCGGCTTCTTGAACATCGCCGTGCCGACCGAGCTCGGCGGCCACGGCCTGGGTCTCGACCAGGTCAGCGAGGCCATGGGCCGGATCGCCTACGTCGCCCCTGCGACCGCCCTTGCCCTCAACATGCACGTCTACTGGACGGGCGTGGCGGCCGACCTGCTGCGCACCGGTGACGAGTCCTGCCGCTGGATCCTCGAGGAGTCGGTCGCAGGCAAGGTCTTCGCCGCCCTCCACGGAGAAGCCGGAAACGACGTGCCGCTCTTCTACTCCACGGCTTCGGCCGAGCGGGTCGACGGCGGCTGGAAGATCAACGGGCACAAGATCTTCGGCAGCCTGTCGCCGGTCTGGGACTACGGCGGCTTCCACGCAGCGGACACGAGCGACCCCGAGAACCCCCGGATCGTCCACGGGTTCTTCCCCCGCGACACGGCCGGACTCGAGATCCTCGACACCTGGGACACCCTCGGCATGCGGGCCACCCAGAGCCAGGACACGGTCCTCACCGACGCGGTCGCCACCGACGACAAGGTCGTGCGGGTCTGCCTACCCGGGTTCGCGGGCGCCGACCTGTTCCAGGTCGCGATCTTCGCTTGGGGGCTCGTCGGCTTCGCCTCCGTGTACCACGGCCTGGCCCGGCGCGCCTTCGACCTCACGGTCGAGAACCTGCCCAGGAAGACGTCGGTCGCGTTGACCCGGTCCATGGCTCACCATCCCGAGGTCCAGCACCTCGTCGCCGAGATGAGGATCGGCCTGGACGCCAGTGAGGCCCTGCTCGACAGGGTGGCCTCGGACTGGGCGAGCGGGGTCGAGCACCCGGACTGGCCGGTTCGCCTCCTCGCTCTGCGCCACCGCGTCATCAACGAGTCCTTCGACGTGGTCGACAAGGCCATGGACCTGACCGGCGGCGCCGGAGCGTTCCGCCGCAACCGCATGGAGCAGATCTTCCGAGACGCCCGCATGGGTCGCTTCCATCCCGGGAACACGCTGCTCGCCCACGAGTTGATCGGCAAGCTCTCCCTCGGCGTCGACCCCGACGACGCCCTCCGCTGGGGCTGATCGAAGGCGACGTCCCCCAGAGCGGCCGGCAGTGCCTCGTGGCCGGTCCGCGTTGCGACGCGCTCGCGAGCACCTATTGCGCTGTCCACCGCCAGACATCTTCGCCGTCGTCGTCCATGACACCCGTGAACTTGAGTTCGCAGCACGCCGCTACACGTGCGGATGCGAAGTGCTCCGGGTGGATGTGCGCCTCGATCAGCTGCACGCCCTCATCACGGAGCCAACGACACATCGCGCGTGTCGCTGCTTGTGCAACTCCATGGCCCTGCCACGGCATCCCAACGACCCACGCGATGTCGGCGTGTGCCCCTTCGACGGACGCTTGGACGTACCCCATCGCGTCGCCCGCTTCGTCCCGAATGATCCAGTTGTGCCAATGCTCATCTGCGCGCCGAGAACCGTTGGCCTGCATCTCGTAGCGCCACTTCAGATCCTCGAGTGACGGTGGAGAGCCGCCCATGAACACATAGAGGCCAGGGTGCGCGAGGGCTGCGACCATCTCAACGGCATGATCAACTCGGAGGGGTTCAAGGCCGAGGTTTCCCTCGAGCAGAAGCGGAGTATGGCCCGAGGCCGGGTCATGCATCACGGCGACCGTACCCCGGACCATGCCGGCTGCGGGGTCGAGGGTTGACAACAAGCCCGCGCCCCACGCAAACCGCAACCGTCGCGTGCTCATCCACGACGGGTTGAGCACACGCGGCCAGCCTGAGCGTCGTCCCGTGGCGCTACGGTGTTCCAGGGATCGACGCTCGGGGGACGGGGCTTGATGGTGAGGCAGCTGGTGGTTGGTGGAGCACTCCTGGTCGCGGTCGGGTGTGGCGGGGGCGACGGAGACGCGCCAGCGACCACCACATCGACGACGCCCACCTCGGTGCCCGAGCGCGCCACCACGACCACCACTGCGGCCAGCGCCAGCTACACCGTCCAACCCGGCGACACGCTCTTCGACATCGCGCGGCGTTTCGGCAGCAGCGTCGACGCGCTCGTCGAGGCCAACGGCATCTCGGATCCCAACCTCATCGAGGTGGGCCAAGTGAT
Coding sequences within it:
- a CDS encoding acyl-CoA dehydrogenase family protein; translated protein: MTTHTKPATLDQLIPADLLARMDERAPTYDHDNTFFTEDFQELKATGFLNIAVPTELGGHGLGLDQVSEAMGRIAYVAPATALALNMHVYWTGVAADLLRTGDESCRWILEESVAGKVFAALHGEAGNDVPLFYSTASAERVDGGWKINGHKIFGSLSPVWDYGGFHAADTSDPENPRIVHGFFPRDTAGLEILDTWDTLGMRATQSQDTVLTDAVATDDKVVRVCLPGFAGADLFQVAIFAWGLVGFASVYHGLARRAFDLTVENLPRKTSVALTRSMAHHPEVQHLVAEMRIGLDASEALLDRVASDWASGVEHPDWPVRLLALRHRVINESFDVVDKAMDLTGGAGAFRRNRMEQIFRDARMGRFHPGNTLLAHELIGKLSLGVDPDDALRWG
- a CDS encoding GNAT family N-acetyltransferase, with product MLNPSWMSTRRLRFAWGAGLLSTLDPAAGMVRGTVAVMHDPASGHTPLLLEGNLGLEPLRVDHAVEMVAALAHPGLYVFMGGSPPSLEDLKWRYEMQANGSRRADEHWHNWIIRDEAGDAMGYVQASVEGAHADIAWVVGMPWQGHGVAQAATRAMCRWLRDEGVQLIEAHIHPEHFASARVAACCELKFTGVMDDDGEDVWRWTAQ
- a CDS encoding LysM domain-containing protein, which translates into the protein MPERATTTTTAASASYTVQPGDTLFDIARRFGSSVDALVEANGISDPNLIEVGQVIEIPPAG